A portion of the Melospiza melodia melodia isolate bMelMel2 unplaced genomic scaffold, bMelMel2.pri scaffold_61, whole genome shotgun sequence genome contains these proteins:
- the LOC134413921 gene encoding olfactory receptor 14J1-like — protein sequence LHYGTLLGSRACAHMAAAAWASAFLYSLLHTANTFSLPLCHGNVLGQFFCEIPQILKLSCSNSSLRELGLIAVSACLLFGCFVFIVFSYVQIFRAVLRIPSEQGRHKAFSTCLPHLAVVSLFISTVMFAHLKPPSLSSSSLDLAVSVLYSVVPPGWSIAVLSGSSLWKLPPLQAPLPSVDAGTGIPHGWVQSTLKLALLQLRVLVPFSVLSTPFNSTLLHNWSSGTGTFEA from the exons ctgcactacgggaccctcctgggcagcagagcttgtgcccacatggcagcagctgcctgggccagtgcctttctctattccctgctgcacacagccaatacattttccttgcccctgtgccatggcaatgtcctgggccagttcttctgtgaaatcccacagatcctcaagctctcctgctcaaattcctcactcagggaactggggctaattgcagttagtgcctgcttgctatttggttgttttgtgttcattgttttctcctatgtgcagatattCAGGGCCGTGctcaggatcccctctgagcagggacggcacaaagccttttccacctgcctccctcacctggctgttgtctccctgttcatcagcactgtcatgtttgctcacctgaagcctccctccctctcctcctcatccctggatctggctgtgtcagttctgtactcagtggtgcctcca GGATGGAGCATTGCTGTCCTTTCAGGAAGCTCTTTGTGGAAACTTCCGCCATTGCAAGCTCCTTTGCCCTCCGTGGATGCCGGCACTGGAATCCCTCACGGCTGGGTTCAGAGCACACTCAAGCTGGCTCTTCTACAACTCAGGGTCCTTGTCCCCTTCAGCGTGCTCAGCACGCCCTTTAACTCCACTCTGCTGCACAACTGGAGCAGCGGGACAGGCACCTTTgaagcctga